The nucleotide sequence CTCTGGATTACAGATTTCTTCACACTTTCAACATTCCAAAAAACACGGCACTTTTACGGCAGATTGACTATGAAGCCAGTCCCTCGAAGAATGAAGCGAATATGTTGTTCAAGCTTAAACGTATCGTAAAGTTAGTACCGTAGAGATATCAAAAGAGATTTTCTAAAGAAAGGGAGATAAACGCTGATCGCGAACGACTTAACCCAGAGCATACAGATGATACTTGGGTTGTTGCTGCCTGGACGGTTTTGCGCCTCTGTGGTATTCAACAATGATCGTGAACGATTAACAATAACCTGTCCAACCACCTAATAATTCACCGATATGGATGAATTATTAAGCGGAAATGCATCAATCAGACATAAAATCACCGTTAACGGTGAACAAACTTGTCATTTATTAATATCTGCCTATAATCACTGATACTAATGAATATTAGAGTAGACTAATGGCAAAGAAAGTCACTACCTCAAAAATGCCTGAGACAGAGTTTATTGATGACGCACATGTGTTAGGGCAATTGATTAAAGCTAAGCGAACAGAGATGGGTATGAAGCTCGCAGATTGCGCCGCGCTGTGTAATGTAGGGATCAATACCTTATCTCGCATTGAAAATGGCAATGATAATTGCACCCTCGCTGCCGCATTTGCCGTGCTACATGGGCTGGGAATCAAACTTACGTCACCTTCGCTTGAAAAACGACATAACTCAAGTGTCAGCGATGACGAGTGGGTATAGCAAGAATGCCAGCAGACAATATCAACCAGCCCTCAGCATACACTTTGCTCATCTATTTGGCAGAGCAACATATTGGCACGTTAACTGTGGATAAAAGTACCAGTCTGCTCAAACTTGAATATGAGCCGGATTGGCAACAAACAGGCTACCCACTTTCTCCCGCGTTAACACTAGACAACTCCCATTCTCGTGAAGTCGCCTATAACTACCTTGATAATGCATTACCTGAAGGAGCAGCTCGAAAACTCTTAGCGGAGCATCTCGGCGTCTCTGAAAAGAATGTTTACTCCCAAGTGCGAGCTATTGGCAATGATCTGGCAGGAGCCATTTCATTTAGGGCGAGTGGACAAGGCTCAGATAATTTACGCGAAGCACGCGAGCCGAAATTTAGACTGATAGAGCAGGATGAGTTGGTAGAGCGGCTTGCCAGGAAGGAAGATATTGGGTTGTTAGCATGGGATGACAAACCACGTCTGAGTGTCGCCGGAGTACAAGATAAGCTCAATATATTCATAAACGAGGAAGGCCAAATTGGGTTTGGCGAAGGGACGTTATGTTCAACGCTAATTCTCAAGTTTGAAAAGCCTAACTGCCCCAACCTTGTACTCAACGAATACTTTTGTATGATGCTGTCAAAGGCAGTGGGACTGCCCACCGCAGAAGTCCAGTTCACTCGCTTTGAACAATACCCAGCGCTAATTGTGGAGCGTTTTGATCGTAAGTATGCGCCCGAACAGGCCAAAGTTTTTCGTAGACATGTCATTGATGGCTGCCAAGCACTTAACCTACCACGAGACTACAAATACGAGCGGAACCTAGGTGATGGCAGAGACGTGCAGCATATTCGAGATGGCGCTAGCTTACGCCAACTCTTTGAACTGGCGAAAACTATGTCGTCGCCCGTAGAGAGTCTTCAATGGCTTATCAACTGGCAGCTATTTAATTTGATGATCAGTAATTACGACAGTCACGGCAAAAACATTTCGCTGTTTTTTGATAAGCGTAATAGTCGATTCACGCCAGCTTATGACTTAGTGAATGTTGCCATGTTCCCGCAGTTCAAGCATGTACTTGCTATGGCGATGGGCAATGAGTTTGACCCCGAAAACATAAATGCATACCAATTAGCTGATTTCGCAGAAACCTGCGGGGTGAATAAAAAGCTCTTATCTCGCCAGTTAAGTGATTTGGCAGATAAAGTCATAGCCATACTTACGCAGCAATCATTTATCGAAAAATTAACTCAAGAACAGCATTTTACCGAAGACGACCGACATTACATGACTGAGATACAAGCGCATATCTTGGTACGAACAAAGCACCTAAGATCACAAGCGTCAGATATACCGGATATTGAAGTATGAGTGTCCTTCCTTGTCTAAAACTACCTCTCGTAGAGACGCCGTTGACGCCCAACAAATTGAGCGTTATTCGTAAACTGAGTAGGTCAACTATCTGAAGTCTACTTTATGGGTAACAATCTGTAGACCTTAAAGCAGCTGTCATCGTTAATGGTTACCTCTAACACTGAGTAAGCTTTCATTTGTCGGAGCTCCTAATAAATAATAACGTTAAGTAGAAACGCAAAGACTAACAGCTCAATGTATTTTGATAATAAACCTTATTATTGAATGAGTTTTTTGTTTTACGCGATAATTACGCTCAGCTATTAACGGCTAAATACTTATCTAAAAACGCTTCATGAGAAGGTAACCGTGATACCTGATTATCTACCTGTTGCTTCAATCCCATCATAAATCGTTCTAATTCCGCTTCGGACATCTCATCGGCCACCTTATGGTATTGATTAGGCGTTAAACCTTGCCCCAACATCACTTGTGTCCACGAATCTACGCGAAAAATATCACCATCATCTAGGAAAACTCGCCCTGTATCTTTGAACAAATTGAGCTTGTGGGTGAGGGAAGGGGGAATAGGCATGTTTTTACAGTGCTGCCAAAAAGGTGAGTCTTCTCTATTGGTCACCTTGTAGTGCATAACAATAAAATCGAGAATAGCGGCCATTTCACTGTCGTATTTGGTGTTGTATTCGTCTATGGCCGACTGGGTAATCCCATCGAATGGGAATAACCGCATTAGCCTGACGATACCTGTCATAATTAGATGAATACTGGTGGACTCCAAAGGTTCGATAAACCCACTGGCAAGGCCAAGCGCTACACAGTTTTTATTCCAGCCTAACCGACGTTTTCCCGGTGTAAACTTAATAAAGCGAGCGTCGTTAACGGGTTCACCTTCTACCTGTTGCACAAGGGTCGATTTTGCCTCGTCATCGTTCATGTATTTACTGCAATACACGAGTCCATTTCCCACCCGATGTTGTAAGGGAATTTGCCAACGCCAACCCGCCTTATGGGCACTACTTTTTGTGTAGGGAACGGGCGCAGCAACAGTCTCAGTTTGCATTGCCACCGCGCTATCACAAGGCAAATAGTGGCTCCAGTTGTCATACCCGGTATGAAGGGCTTGTTCAATCAGCAAACCTTGAAACCCGGTACAATCGATGAAGAAGTCACCGTTTACTTCTTGAGACTCATCAACTTCTAAACTGGTGATGTTGCCAGTTTGCGAACACTTACTTACGTTAGTTATATTACCCACGATATGGTGAACGCCGGCCTCTGTGGCGAGCGTGCGAAGGAATCTTCCGTAGGCCACTGCGTCAAAGTGATAAGCAAAATTGAGTGGCATAGACTCATTGGTGAAAAACTTATTGGCTTTAGCCGCCTGCAATTCAGGGCAATAATCACCAAACTCACCACCCAACCCTAACTTCTGGGCTCGCAGCCAAAAGTGGTGAAACTCGCCAGCCCAGCATTCTCTACCGGTTACCCCAAATGAGTGTATATAACTATGGTTTTCTTCGCACCAGCCTTCAAATTCAATGCCCAATTTAAATGTTGCCTGCGTCGCTTTCATAAAGGCTTTTTCGTCAATATTAAGCAATTTATGAAAGGTTCTAATAGGGGGGATGGTCGCTTCGCCAACACCAATAATGCCAATATCTTTAGATTCAACAAGGGTAATATTGAGTGATTTGCCTAATAGTTTGACAAGCGCAATGGCAGCCATCCAACCGGCAGTGCCTCCACCTGCAATAACCACGTTTTTCACCGGCGGTAACGCCGCGCTATCAAATGTGGACATGGTTATGCTCCTTATTACCCTTTTCTTCGTTTAACCCACAAAGCTCATCAAGTAGCGCTCTGTTATTTGGCAATGCGTGTAAGTAGGCTTGTTTCATTTGCGTCATTTTGCTGCGTATTGCTTTCGCTTTTGAAAGATCGGCATCACTTAGCGCAATAGCGGGTAACGCCGTGTTGTACCCCATACCATACAATACATACTGGTAGCTGGCTGAGGGAAATATTTCTTCGTTTTCTATTAAATCTAAGCGTGATGGGCTTTGATATTTCCAAATTTCTAATAGTGTGGATAGCGAGGGTGGAGTGCGACTTTCATGACGCTGGGCAAGCCAGTAAGGTTCATTTCTTTCGCTCAGTACATAGTGAAGTTTTAAGAAATCCACCACGCGCTGCCAGCGATATTCAAAACGTTGATTGTAACGTTGACTAACATGCTCCATATGTTCTGCGTTGTGCGGGAAGGATTCGCACAACATACGTAGCCCTAATTCCACCATGGCAATGGCTGAGGCTTCTAAAGGCTCAACAAACCCTGAGGACATGCCTAAACTTAGGCAGTTCTTTACCCAGAAGTCTTTGCGATAGCCAGGTTCAAAGGAAAGGGTTCTTACGCTTAAATCCTGCTCTTTGGCATGGCGTAAGCGTTGGCTTACTTGTTTGAATAATATGTCTATTGCAGCGTCTTCATTGCAGAACTCACTGGCGTAAACTAACCCCACACCACGCCTATGTTGTAAGCCTATATCCCATGTCCAACCCACACGTTGAGCAGTCGCTACTGTAGTACTGCTTATGGCTTGATCGTCGGGAGCATAGGGGGCTTGAACCGCCATGGCACGATTGTTTAGCATGGTGGTTTCAAGTGACAACCAAGGTACATTAAAGTGTTGCTGAATGAGTAATCCGCTTTTGCCAGAACAGTCTATAAATAAGTCGCCTGATATTGCCTGACCATTGTCGGTGAGGAGTTGGCGAATATATCCATTGGGGTGTTCTTCAACCTTACTGACATGGGCTGATAGGTAATGTACACCAAGGCTTTCAAGGCAGTGTTTTTTCAGCAAATTCGCCAGTGCCGTGGCATCAAAGTGGTAACCATAATTAAGCACATGAGCGTAATCTGGGGTGGTGGCTTGCTTTGGCGCCTTTCCTTGCGTACACATCAGGCTTTGTAGGGAAAAACTGTTTTCGTAGCTTTCATGCTTCGCTATTGATTGCCAGCAAGCATGAATATCTAACTCATTGTATGCCGTAGGCACCGTAAAAGGATGATGATATTGGTGGGCAAAGGTTTGCGAGTTAGCAGCACAAGCGCGCCAGTTGACGAATGAAGAGCCTTGCTTAAACGTGCCCTTACAGGCCGTTAAAAACTCCCGTTCGTTAATACCAATGTCCAGTAGTGTGTCTCTAAGCGATGGCCACGAACCTTCGCCAACACCTATTGTAGGTACATTAGGTGATTCTATAAGGGTAACTTTGTAGTCAGGCTTTAGCTTTGCCGCCAGTATGCCTGCGCTCAACCAACCTGCCGTACCGCCGCCTACAATAACAACGTGTTTCACCAATTTATTCATAACACCGCGTGGTTTATCATTTATGGCTTGTTTCACTATGAAAAAAAACCCGCCCAAGTGCAATAAAAATACACGAGAGCGGGTTAATACACCCTACAACTAAAACTGGTATCTAACGCCTAATGCGTAACGGGCACCAAGTTCATCTAACTTCCATAGCATGGCACTGGTTCTTCCATGTCTACGAATGTTTTCATCGGTAATATTGATACCTTCAAAAGACACCGTTAATGCATCCGAAATATCATAGGAAACACTAAAGTCTATTTGTGAATAGGCTTCTGTGTAACCCGGTTCGTTTACGTACTGAGAAGTAGTATCTAGGAACTTGTCTCGCCAGTTATAGGCGATACGAGCCTGTAAGCCTTCATTTTCATACATGAGCACAAGGTTCGCC is from Alteromonas australica and encodes:
- a CDS encoding tryptophan halogenase family protein, translated to MNKLVKHVVIVGGGTAGWLSAGILAAKLKPDYKVTLIESPNVPTIGVGEGSWPSLRDTLLDIGINEREFLTACKGTFKQGSSFVNWRACAANSQTFAHQYHHPFTVPTAYNELDIHACWQSIAKHESYENSFSLQSLMCTQGKAPKQATTPDYAHVLNYGYHFDATALANLLKKHCLESLGVHYLSAHVSKVEEHPNGYIRQLLTDNGQAISGDLFIDCSGKSGLLIQQHFNVPWLSLETTMLNNRAMAVQAPYAPDDQAISSTTVATAQRVGWTWDIGLQHRRGVGLVYASEFCNEDAAIDILFKQVSQRLRHAKEQDLSVRTLSFEPGYRKDFWVKNCLSLGMSSGFVEPLEASAIAMVELGLRMLCESFPHNAEHMEHVSQRYNQRFEYRWQRVVDFLKLHYVLSERNEPYWLAQRHESRTPPSLSTLLEIWKYQSPSRLDLIENEEIFPSASYQYVLYGMGYNTALPAIALSDADLSKAKAIRSKMTQMKQAYLHALPNNRALLDELCGLNEEKGNKEHNHVHI
- a CDS encoding tryptophan halogenase family protein; its protein translation is MSTFDSAALPPVKNVVIAGGGTAGWMAAIALVKLLGKSLNITLVESKDIGIIGVGEATIPPIRTFHKLLNIDEKAFMKATQATFKLGIEFEGWCEENHSYIHSFGVTGRECWAGEFHHFWLRAQKLGLGGEFGDYCPELQAAKANKFFTNESMPLNFAYHFDAVAYGRFLRTLATEAGVHHIVGNITNVSKCSQTGNITSLEVDESQEVNGDFFIDCTGFQGLLIEQALHTGYDNWSHYLPCDSAVAMQTETVAAPVPYTKSSAHKAGWRWQIPLQHRVGNGLVYCSKYMNDDEAKSTLVQQVEGEPVNDARFIKFTPGKRRLGWNKNCVALGLASGFIEPLESTSIHLIMTGIVRLMRLFPFDGITQSAIDEYNTKYDSEMAAILDFIVMHYKVTNREDSPFWQHCKNMPIPPSLTHKLNLFKDTGRVFLDDGDIFRVDSWTQVMLGQGLTPNQYHKVADEMSEAELERFMMGLKQQVDNQVSRLPSHEAFLDKYLAVNS
- a CDS encoding HipA domain-containing protein, which translates into the protein MGIARMPADNINQPSAYTLLIYLAEQHIGTLTVDKSTSLLKLEYEPDWQQTGYPLSPALTLDNSHSREVAYNYLDNALPEGAARKLLAEHLGVSEKNVYSQVRAIGNDLAGAISFRASGQGSDNLREAREPKFRLIEQDELVERLARKEDIGLLAWDDKPRLSVAGVQDKLNIFINEEGQIGFGEGTLCSTLILKFEKPNCPNLVLNEYFCMMLSKAVGLPTAEVQFTRFEQYPALIVERFDRKYAPEQAKVFRRHVIDGCQALNLPRDYKYERNLGDGRDVQHIRDGASLRQLFELAKTMSSPVESLQWLINWQLFNLMISNYDSHGKNISLFFDKRNSRFTPAYDLVNVAMFPQFKHVLAMAMGNEFDPENINAYQLADFAETCGVNKKLLSRQLSDLADKVIAILTQQSFIEKLTQEQHFTEDDRHYMTEIQAHILVRTKHLRSQASDIPDIEV
- a CDS encoding helix-turn-helix domain-containing protein, whose amino-acid sequence is MAKKVTTSKMPETEFIDDAHVLGQLIKAKRTEMGMKLADCAALCNVGINTLSRIENGNDNCTLAAAFAVLHGLGIKLTSPSLEKRHNSSVSDDEWV